The Candidatus Desulfofervidus auxilii DNA segment TAAAAGCAGATATATGTGAGATTTATACTGATGTGGAGGGTGTGTTTACCGCAGACCCAAGGATATGTTCAGATGCCAAAAAAATTAATAAAATTTCTTATGATGAAATGATGGAACTGGCTAGTCTTGGGGCTAAAGTGCTTCAAATTCGCTCAGTGGATGTAGCCAAAAAATATAAAGTCCCAGTTCATGTCCGTTCATCTTTTATAGAACAGGAGGGAACGATGGTGGTAGATACCGATGCTGAAATGGAGAAGGTAATTGTGACCGCGGTAACTTACAATAAAGACGAGGCTAGAATTACAGTAAGGGGTGTTCCAGATAGACCTGGCATTGCTGCCCAGCTTTTTAAACCTATTGGAGAAGCAGGTATTGTGGTAGATATGATTATTCAGAATACGAGTGAAGAGGGCATTACTGATATGACTTTTACTGTGCCTAAGATAGATTTTAAAAAAGCCTTAGAGATTGCGCGTCAGGCAGCCAATAAGATTGGTGCTGAAAGAGTGCTAGGAGATGAACATATTGGTAAAGTTTCTATTGTAGGAGTGGGTATGCGGAATCATCCTGGAGTGGCCGCCAGAATGTTTCAATCTTTAGCTAATGCTGGTATTAATATTCTTATGATTAGCACTTCAGAAATAAAAGTTTCTTGTGTAATTGATGAGAAAGAGGTAGAAAGAGCAGTGCAAGTATTACATAAAGCCTTTGATTTAGGGGAAAATGTCTAAAGTAGAAATTTACGATACTACCTTAAGGGACGGAACACAGGCAGAAAATTTTAATTTGCAATTAGAAGATAAGTTAAAAATCGCCCAAAAACTGGATGAAATAGGAGTAGATTACATTGAAGGAGGTTGGCCTGGGTCTAACCCCAAAGATATTCATTTTTTTAGTAGAATTAAAAATTATCATTTTAAAAAGGCCCAAATTGTGGCCTTTGGTAGCACTCACCATCCCCAAAAAATACCTCAAACAGACCCTAATCTTAAAACATTAATAGAGGCAAAAACTGAAGTAGTAACTATCTTTGGAAAAAGCTGGGATTTGCATGTAAAAGATGCCTTAAGAATTTCTTTAGAGCGAAATTTAGAGATTATTTCTGACTCCCTGGCCTATCTGCGGTCACATGTAAAAAAACTTTTTTATGATGCTGAACACTTTTTTGATGGGTTTAAAGATAATCCTGAATATGCTTTAGCCACTATCAAAAAAGCCATAGAGGCTGGTGCTGATTGTATTATTTTTTGTGATACCAATGGAGGAACGCTTCCCTTTGAATTAGAAACTATTATATCTCAAGTGAAGTCAAAATTTCCCAATATTTCTTGGGGAATCCACGCTCACAATGATGCTGGGACAGCAGTGGCCAATAGCCTTATGGCAGTTCATTTAGGAGCCACTCAAGTGCAAGGCACTATTAATGGTGTGGGTGAAAGATGTGGCAATGCTGATTTATGTTCTATTATTCCTGCTTTAAAACTCAAAATGGGTATTGATTGTGTTACTGATGAACAATTAGCTAAACTCACCTCTGTTTCCAGATATATAACAGAATTACTCAACATTGCTCATCCTCCTTATCTCCCCTATGTAGGCCGTAGTGCCTTTGCTCATAAAGGTGGTGTTCACGTCAGTGCAGTAAAGAGAAATCCTCAAACTTATGAACATATTCCTCCTCAAAAGGTGGGAAATATAAGGCGTATTCTCATCTCTGAGCTTTCAGGAAAAAGCACTATTTTAAGTAAGGCCAAGGAATGGGGTATTGATTTAGAGAGTGAAGACCCAGAAGTTCAAAAAATTTTGCAAGAATTAAAAGACTTAGAAAATCAAGGATTTCAGTTTGATGTAGCTGAAGAATCCTTTAAACTGAGAATTTATAAGGCACGAGGGGAATTAAAAAAACATTATTTCCGGCTTCTCACTTATAGAGTGCATGACTATAATACTTTAGATGGGAGACCTATTGCTGAAGCAGAAGTTTGGGTGGAGGTAAAGGGGAGAGAAAGGCATGCTATTTCTTTAGGTATGGGGCCGGTAAATGCCTTAGATAGGGCATTGAGAAATGCCTTAGAGGAGTTTTATCCAAGGTTAAAGGAAATGAGTTTGATTGATTATAGAGTGCGGGTTTTACCTGAAACATCTGGCACTGAAGCTAAAGTTAGGGTGTTGATTGAATCAAGGGATAAAGAATGTGTATGGCGGACAGTAGGAGTATCACATGATATTTTAGAAGCTAGTCTCCAAGCCTTATTAGATAGTATTGTCTATAAACTTTTCCTAGATGAACGTAGAGAAAAGTGTTAACTATTTAATCGTTACCTTTAATTAATTTAAACATGGACCCCAAAACTTTACAGGATTTGGGTTTTTTCCAGATACTTGAATGTATTTCTACCTATACCCATTCTGCCCCTGGAAGGGCTGTGATAGGTTCCTTAAGACCTATTGTGGATATGGATATACTTAAACAGAGGCTTGAATGTGTGAGAGAAATTAAGGGCTTGCTCTGGGATAAAAATTTGCCCCGTCCTAGCATTCCGGATATTTCTTTTATATTACCAAAAACTAAAGTGGAAAATGATTTCCTTTCCCCTGCAGAAATCCTTTTGGTAGCTGAGCATTTAAGCATGGTAAATAAAATTTATAGTTATTGGCAACAAAAGGAAAAGGAGTGTCCTAAAATAAATACTCTTATTAGTCAACTTCACTTATTGCCAGAGGTTTTACATCAAATAAAAAAGACCATTGATGTTCAAGGAGAGATAATAGATACTGCCAGTATTACCTTAAAGAAAATAAGGAAGAGCATTCAAAGATTAAAAACAAAGATAAAAAATCTCCTCCATGAGCTTTTGAATACAGCCCAATACAGTTCATATTGGCAAGAAAAAATCATTTCCGTGCATAATAATCGTTATCTAGTCTCTGTTAAAAGCAAATATCAATCTTTTATCAAGGCCATTGTGCATGATTATTCTCGCAGTAAGGCTACTTGTTTTGTAGAGCCATTGGAGATATTACCGTTGAATAATCAGTTGCAACTTCTTATAGAAGAAGAACAAGAAGAGAAAAAAAGAATTTTGTTGGAACTTACACACACTATTGGTCATCATTGTGAAAGTCTTTTGCAAAACCAAAAATTGATAGCCTTATTGGATACTTATATGGCTATTGCTCAGTATGCTTTAGAATTTGACGGTGCGTTTCCTAGATTTACTGATAAAATTTATTTTAAAAAGGCTTATCATCCTATCCTTCTTTGGAAAGAAAGAAAAGAAAGGCAGGGTAGGGCAGTTCCTGTTGATTTAAAACTTTCTCCTCCTGCTAAAGTCTTAATTATTTCTGGTCCAAATGCTGGAGGAAAAACCATGGCTTTAAAAACCATGGGTATCTTGGTTTTGATGTTGCAAACAGGGATCCCTGTGCCTACTGAGGAAGCTTCTTTACCTATTTTTAACAAAATTTTTAGTGATATAGGGGATGACAAGGCGTTAGAATATCAGATGAGCACCTTTTCAGCCCATTTAAAGCGCCTCCAAGAGATTTTAAATGCCATACAAGACCATACCTTAATATTGATTGATGAAATAGGAAGAGGAACAAATCCTAGTGAAGGTAGTGCCTTGGCTATGTCCTTTTTGGATACCTTCAAGGCAAAGAAGGCATGGACTATAGTAACTACCCATTATGAAGGATTAAAGGCCTATGCCCTTCAGAAGAAGGATGCCCTAAATGTGGCTGTAGGTATTGAGTCTAAAACCCTAAGGCCTACTTATCAGTTATTATATAACACTATGGGCATGAGCTGTGC contains these protein-coding regions:
- a CDS encoding aspartate kinase: MLVVQKYGGTSVGSIERIKNVARKLARFYQEGHQLVVVVSAMAGETDRLINLAYQMTNNPDPRELDVLLATGEQSSAALLAMALKDMGYPATSLVAFQARIFTDDAFGRARIDEIDCARLKKELETGNIVIVAGFQGIDRHGDITTLGRGGSDTTAVALAAALKADICEIYTDVEGVFTADPRICSDAKKINKISYDEMMELASLGAKVLQIRSVDVAKKYKVPVHVRSSFIEQEGTMVVDTDAEMEKVIVTAVTYNKDEARITVRGVPDRPGIAAQLFKPIGEAGIVVDMIIQNTSEEGITDMTFTVPKIDFKKALEIARQAANKIGAERVLGDEHIGKVSIVGVGMRNHPGVAARMFQSLANAGINILMISTSEIKVSCVIDEKEVERAVQVLHKAFDLGENV
- the cimA gene encoding citramalate synthase, whose protein sequence is MSKVEIYDTTLRDGTQAENFNLQLEDKLKIAQKLDEIGVDYIEGGWPGSNPKDIHFFSRIKNYHFKKAQIVAFGSTHHPQKIPQTDPNLKTLIEAKTEVVTIFGKSWDLHVKDALRISLERNLEIISDSLAYLRSHVKKLFYDAEHFFDGFKDNPEYALATIKKAIEAGADCIIFCDTNGGTLPFELETIISQVKSKFPNISWGIHAHNDAGTAVANSLMAVHLGATQVQGTINGVGERCGNADLCSIIPALKLKMGIDCVTDEQLAKLTSVSRYITELLNIAHPPYLPYVGRSAFAHKGGVHVSAVKRNPQTYEHIPPQKVGNIRRILISELSGKSTILSKAKEWGIDLESEDPEVQKILQELKDLENQGFQFDVAEESFKLRIYKARGELKKHYFRLLTYRVHDYNTLDGRPIAEAEVWVEVKGRERHAISLGMGPVNALDRALRNALEEFYPRLKEMSLIDYRVRVLPETSGTEAKVRVLIESRDKECVWRTVGVSHDILEASLQALLDSIVYKLFLDERREKC
- a CDS encoding endonuclease MutS2 → MDPKTLQDLGFFQILECISTYTHSAPGRAVIGSLRPIVDMDILKQRLECVREIKGLLWDKNLPRPSIPDISFILPKTKVENDFLSPAEILLVAEHLSMVNKIYSYWQQKEKECPKINTLISQLHLLPEVLHQIKKTIDVQGEIIDTASITLKKIRKSIQRLKTKIKNLLHELLNTAQYSSYWQEKIISVHNNRYLVSVKSKYQSFIKAIVHDYSRSKATCFVEPLEILPLNNQLQLLIEEEQEEKKRILLELTHTIGHHCESLLQNQKLIALLDTYMAIAQYALEFDGAFPRFTDKIYFKKAYHPILLWKERKERQGRAVPVDLKLSPPAKVLIISGPNAGGKTMALKTMGILVLMLQTGIPVPTEEASLPIFNKIFSDIGDDKALEYQMSTFSAHLKRLQEILNAIQDHTLILIDEIGRGTNPSEGSALAMSFLDTFKAKKAWTIVTTHYEGLKAYALQKKDALNVAVGIESKTLRPTYQLLYNTMGMSCALKIAERMGIEKEILEKAQGYLREWDGNIYFSLQEILKSKEELMTRKEYLLKLLSGLVALKEKEKRLLKEIEEKKWEIYLKKEKNINSLLQEVEQTVKVIRRQKRDKEEDIKLLEAQRQRLIQVKKSFLTFPPSRTELEPKPNDWVKLSYRFNHKIAQVKRVEGEMVEAIVGTLRCQVPKYEIEEIIGKAPLLSQGINIHAHTKPKTELNLLGKRVDEALWEVEKAIDKAALYGLKQMRIVHGLGSGQLRAAIRKYLETHPQVAVFKDALPKEGGQGVTIVEIET